In the Triticum aestivum cultivar Chinese Spring chromosome 2B, IWGSC CS RefSeq v2.1, whole genome shotgun sequence genome, TTCATCTGCAAACCAACTTTCCTCAACATGTACCTCTCCTCTTCTGAGATTGTCTCTCTTGTTTCAGCTTTTGAAGGCCGAGATGCCTTTTCTAGCTCCTCAAGAAGTTTTTCAGCCTTCTTTTTCTCTGCTATAGCCTGGACATATGTTTATATGTATTATGTGGTGGGATCTTAAAAATAATATAAGGACATCAAAATTACAAAAAGTCAGCAACAGGTAAATTTAAATAAAAATACCTGAGATAATCTGGTTTCCATGTTCTGGGCAACTGTATTTAGAGATTCAGTTCTATATTCTATAACAGAAGTTTCACCTTCATGTTTTTCTTCATGACATTCATGCCCGTGTACGGAGGCATCGTTTGCCATCTCCAGTTCAGAAGCATCTTGAGTAGGTATGCTTtcttcaatttcaggcttgggctTGTTGATCATGGAATTGTCGTGCTTTCTGCGTTTTTCTATTGCAAGAGAGACAGCTGGGGGTAGGAAATCTTTTCCTCTGTATAGTACAATTGACTCATTGTCCCTTGATAAAAGGGTCCCACCAGTCAAGTCCTGGAAGATTAAGAATGTAACAGGTGTAATTTACCTTTCTGGTCTGAAATGAAGATTATAGCGAGTAGTGTCTTGTGATGTCAATTCAGGAGTATTGTAGAGAAAAGTAAAGCTAGAAGGTCTTCACAGGTTTACTTCTACTGACAGGTTTACTTCTACTTTCCGACTCCGATAACATAGTGTTGAAGTTAGATGATGGTTTCTGGGGAAAAAAAAGTTAGATGATGGTGTTGTTTTTTCGCTTTTTTAACTATACAAGGTCATGTGTGCTATAGTTCATGAGTAATAGCTGAGTTGTAATTAACTCATGTACAGATGTACTCTCTACCTGTCAATAGAACATGTTGCTAGGTCAAACCATCAAACTCTTAGACCATGGATTACATTGTTTCTTCAGATCTTTGGATTAAACTCTTTCTGCCTTTTTTATGTTCCTAGGTCAAACCAGGAAAGCATGCTCAAGTGTTAGTTGTGAACTACATGCATGCAACATTTAGTTCTAACAGCTAGTTTCAACGGGTGGAAAAAACAGCAATGAGCACCCCGCTCTTCAATAGTTTGATGTCCACAATGAGCACCAGAAACTCGGAGATAAAGTATGTTTGCCTTACGTCTGATCTCACATATATCAAAGTGACGAGCAGACAACTGGTGACTAATGTTTGCCACTCAAGCACAACTAATAACTAATTAGGTGGGTTTATTTGTGGATTTTCTGGGACTTGATCCCACAAACTCGTGGTAACTTGTCTGCTAACCTCTTAAGTTGATTACGATGATAATCAACTGCATCCCCTGGAAGAAAAATAATGTGCCATAAACATGAACTAGCTAAGTTTCCAGAGTGGAGAAACAGTTATGCTTCAGCACATATGAGCCCTAGGCTGCAGTAGTTTAACTTAAAAAATGAAAGACTGCAGGGGAGGCCCTGACAGCAAGTTTATTAGAATGAGTTTTACAACTTGTGTACAGTATGTACAGAGCACCACTAGGGTTAGGCTATACGGAAACATGCATGTACAGGGAGACTAAAACAGCGAGTCGATCCAGGTTAGAGGGGGAGACCTAGCCTCCTCTTTGAGCCTATACTTGCAACTGGATGTCCTACATGAAGTTGCTCTTCCAAACAGCGAATCTAAGATGGATCTGGTCAAAACAATTATTGTTCCTTTGCTTCCAGATGTACCAGGTCCCGTAATTGTGACTTTGAAGAAAAAAGGCTGGGAGAAAGTGATGTGGACAGCTAGGATCATCTGCTCTGTATCGTCGCAGGAGGCCAATGGATGTTCAGAAAATGCCAGCAGGCCTTGCTGAAAGGACAATTGAAGAACAGGTGATCGCAAGTTTCCAGAGCACCAAGCCAGCGGATCACgcatgaggagctcataatgccaGTGTAGTTTCTTCAGACTAGCATATCTCAGGTTTGAGCCAGTCATGAAGGAAGAGCCAAACAAAGGCCTTGGGCTTGGTAGTCATTTGCAGCGGCAAAATCATTTAAAGATACTGGGACTTGTAAATCTCTAAAGCGCCAGGAATATAATTTGAAGATTAAATACAGAGAGCCAATAGAGAGAGTAATGAACCTTCCAAAAGTAAGTCACATTGTGTCTAAGGAAGCTTGCATCAGATAAAAAAATATATTCTAGTTCTAAGGAATGTAAAATTAGGCTGAAATGTTCGGTTTTGCTTGCTAAAAAAATCCAATAGTACAATGGAGGCAAATAATTCCATTTGAAGATGGGCATACTTTCTTTGCCTCATGCTTTGAAGATGGGCATACTTTCTTTGCCTCATGCTGTGGCTGAAATGTTCGGTTTTGCTTGCTACAAAATCCAATTGTACAAGTTGGAGGCAAATAATTCCATTTGAACATGTGTATACTTTCTTTGCCTCATGCTGTGACTAGCCTTTTGCAGGAGTATGATGATGTGTTACATGTGTACCGCCAGGCTCCCGCATTCAGGGGAATTGAACATCAGATTGACCTAATTCCGGCTGCCTCCTTGCTCAACCGTGCACCATATAGGACCAATCCCTAGGAGATTGGTCAGGTCAGCTTGgcttttacccgcaaaaaaaaaggtcAGCTTGGCTTTGGCAAGGCTGGTTCAGCAATTGCTTGGCTCATCGGTCCTCTCACCCGGAAGCCTTGATCGTGAGGCTCACCTCCACAGATTGAAGGTATCTATCTCATCGAAAGGTCGCACCACTCTACTGCTATAtcaaggggtgggggtgggggatcaAGGATATTCACAGCTTGCTTGGCCTCTGGAAGTTAAGAAGACAGTGTTTAACAAATGAGCATACCAGGAAAAAAGGAGTGTAGCCTGGCAAAGTGATCTCTGGGGATTGGCACAGCCCAAGGGATCATGCCAGAAGGATATACTGTCATCTATCACGATCTGGCAGTTGATGATTCGTTCGAACTTGCCACACAGACTGAAAACATCCCGCCACCAGAACAATCCCGCATGGGCACGAGGAAGGACGCTATTGTTGTTACAGTACTGCCAAACCATGTTAAGTACTAACCAGTGAATATTATTGTAAAAATTGAGAAACAATTTTGAGCATGAGGGCCTTGTTGTGAACAATGAGATTTGTGACACCCTGCCCCCATTGCCTTTAAGCTTGCACACACCATGTTCCAGGCAGCAAGGAATTTCCTATGTGTCTGCCCCATAGGAAGTGAGTCAGTAAAGTTTAATATTTTCTTTTACACCTTCAGGTAACTAGAGCATATCCATATAGTAGGTAGGCAGAGAACTAAGAACAAATTCAACCAGTTGGATTTTAACATCAGGGCATATAAAGCTAGAGCAGGAGCAACACGACACTCGATATGGTCCATCATGGTCTTACATATCAGGGCAAGTAAGAACCAGGGGAAGACCAAGATATGGTCCATAATAAGAGAGAAGTCTTAAATTTCTTTTCGCGAGTGACATCCAAAAAAACAAAGGAGGTGAACCAGCAGAAGATTGATTTAATCAACTTAATCTTTATTCAAAGGTCCAAGCTAGACAATCTTTGACGGTTTGACCTTTCATGACACCGCATTGGTTGGCATGGGTGATATCAAGGATGCGTACAACTTCAATCTGATGGAACACGGATAAACACATTATATCTCCAAAATTGTTGAGCCAAAGACATTTCACTAGGTCTACAACGTCACCAACTACGGTTTTACCACAAAAAGGCGTACTAGAGAATATAAAATGCAATGTACAATTACACCTACCTACCTTTAATTCCTCAGAGACGAGCTCACTATCAATGCAGTATGGACCTCTCTTCATCGCAATCTTCGCCACCTCACACCTTTCCCATAACTTGATCATGGATGCAGCCAATCCTTGAAGGTTACTGCTTCTTCCTAGACAGTGGAAACTAGAAAAGTTAATTACGGGTGGTCCTCATCAACTTAATCCAAGATGGTAGAAAATAGAAAATTCCCGAACATTACCAAGTGCATAGTGGTAGGGCAAAGGACGAGCTAGCCTCCTAAGGATAGTCATTTCTCTATCTGTTAGCTTGGGTGGGACACCTGAAGGAAGAAGACGGAAAGGCCTACGGAATCCAGGAACGATAGCTGGCAACAAATCAGCATCCACTGGAAGGGGATCATACCCCCACCATTCAGAAAACCGTGGACCCAGCCCATCTAATAATTTGTCATCGTCCTTCGCAAGCTTGACCTCCCCGGGCAACTGTAATCGGAACTTATTTGGAGAACCAACACCGGTAACTAAGGTAGACCTAGCTAAAGGTCTGACCACACTAGGAGGATTTACATTAGTGCCTATATGAAATCTTGCATGCTGTTTGTTTGCAGCTCCACTATTAATTTTCACTGCTGATCTACCCTCCTGTGTATCAACAACAGGCACTTTAGAGGATATCATGGGATAATTTGCATCTTCCTTTCTGGCCACGCTCTGCCCCACAGATAATATGTCATGATTCTCATGTTCCTCTCCTATACTCGTCTGTTCTCCATATACTATGGCAACATTTTCGACAGCCTCATCTTCATAATGAATACTATCTTCTGTATGATTCTTACCATCCACTTCACTACTACATTGTTCCACAGATAAAAaaccaagatcttcatcatcatcatcagaacTGCTCTGCTCTGATGATTCATCCTTGAGACAATCATCAATCTTTTGCTGGTCATGGAAGTAAGGATATTTATAGTTGGTTCCTCTATACAATATGATGGTGCTTCCAGATCTCCAAATAACCAAGCCTCCAGTTTTCCTCTATCAAGCAAAACACACAGAGCATGAAAAAATGCAAGTCGGATAACATTGAGATGAAAATAGTTGGGTCCAACTATATACCAGCATTTTTCTTGTTACAAACTTTTTTTTGTTAAATGGATTAGAATTCAAATTCAAATGTATAGTGAAGCAATAACTATGTGCATGCTAATCCACTCATAGGTTAATTTATTTCAAGCACGCAAGATATGCAAATTTACATCCTGACCATATGACTACAAAGTTATGGGAGCAGCATTTCGTCCTGTCATTCTTCACATTTCAGATTTCACATCAAGAGTGTGAAATCATCTACTGTATACACACAGCATCTTATCAACTTATTCTATCAGTGTCGAAAAGTCAAATACTAACATTAAGAGGCATTCAACATCCAAAGACAATGCATGCTCACATAAACTGAATACTGATACGCCACCTGTGCACAAGCAGCAACGAGCAAGCCTGAATTGGGAACGCATAGCAAGGTTCCACAGGGCGGTGCTCACCTCGAGGACCTCGTGGGTGCGCCTCATGTTCATGGCGGAGATGTCATCGCACCTGATCTTCACGAGCTCCGCGTTGCGCCATCGCTCGTGTATCCCGTTCACGATCCCCTCTGTGACGCCGGGCTTCCCCACCTTGAGCCTCTTACGCAGCCGGATGCCGACCCCCTGCAGCCGCCGCAGCTCGTCCCGCGGCAGCGTAAGCTCCGCCGCGGACGGCGGCGTCGGTGCCGCTGCCGCATCCCTCCCCCGCCTCTGTCTGCGCCGCGCTGCgtctgcctcgccgtcgccagtGGCCCAGCTAGGGTCTAGCGTGGAGCCGACGCGGTGGCGAGGAAGCTGGGCCGGGGTGGGCACGAAAATCTCCCCGGGGGACGGGGCGTCAGCGCTCGGGGCCGGGGCTGGAATGGGGGGCTCCGGGGAGGTCTCGAGGTATCCGAGGCTGCGGAGCTTGTCGGAGATGCGGCGGAGCGCGGACTTGGCGAGGAGctccggctctgaggaaggcgagGCGCGGACGGGAGGGAGGCGGGGGTGAGGGTGGCGGGCTCTGGAAGTGGCGACGGGGAGGGAGAGGATGAGAGGGGAGGGATGGGGGGAGAATTGGAGGAGCATTTGGGCGGGGTGGGGTGGGAACCGAGGGAGAAAGAGGGGTTTAAGCCGCGAGCTGGAGGATAAGGCGTTGGGAGGTGATAGACGAAGAATATGACGATCCAAGCTTTCGAATTTTGATAGGTCTGACCTCTCCGCTCCTTTGATTCAAATAAATCTTGATTTTTGGAGGATTAGAATTCTTAAGATTAATTTTTCGACACTGGTTGTTTGATTCGGATGACAAAATTTTATAGTAGGATTTTTTTAAGACATTTCATGAGAAACCTAACATCCACCGTAAACATTTTCTATagttttctgtttttcttgtggCATCAACCACTCTCTGGTATCCTGTAAGATTTGGGTGAACATACCACTTCAATcgtattttttttctatttctgcattTTGAAATTCTTGTGAACGAAAAAGGCTCCTAAATTTGAAACATTCACTAAACGAAAATAAGTTAGGTACATCTCATTGACATAAGCAATAGTGTGTTGATAAGTGGATATTTGAAATGAAGGCCGACCCCATCGACAAGGTGACAAGTGGGGTTGGTTCAACAAAGAGAGCGGCCACAATAGCGCTTTGACGGCTAGTTCTGACGATGGTATAAGTGGATATTTGAAATGAAGGCCGACCCCATCGACAAGGTGACAAGTGGGATTGGTTCAACAAAGAGAGCGTCTACAACAGCGCTTTGACGGCTAGTTTTGACGATGGTAATGGTCGTTCATTTGTCCAGAATCTTAATATAATCTTTATTATGTTTATGATGTTTTGGGCTTTATACTTCCGGTGAGTTCTTATAATAATTTAGTTTTTCTGGAAAAAAGAGTCCATGCCCTCATGCTTTGGAATGAACATCAAATTTAATAAAAAAggtacaagaaaataaataaatttatactccctccattccacaatgtaatgcgcccgcgctttccgagattcaagtttgaccataaatttaaccaacaagaccgactgcggcggaagcaaaaattataccactgaACTCGTATTTTCGATATGAATTCGGTGATATAATTTTTACTCCCACCGCAGTCGGTCTctttggttaaatttatggtcaaatttaGATCGCTAAAAGCGtgcgcactacattgtggaattgAGGGAGTACATGTTTAATGTCTTATACATACATGTGAATCTTCCTGTAGAAATGATACATGTTGTGATATGAGGAGAAAGAAGTTCTAGAAAGACTAATTTTTAAAGTATTTTAGAACATATATTTTCTTACCCGGCTTAAATTATACTAAgttcgttccaaaatataaggtgtattagtttttcaaaaaacAAATAATCAAGTTTTCTAAAACAGTATCAATATCTATTATACCAAAATTGTATCATTAGATCCATCATGAAAAgcattttcatattttatttacttTGTATCGTAGATGTTGTTATTTTATTCTCTATTGTTAGTCAAGTATACATAAGCTTAACTTGCATGAAAACTGATGCACCTTGTAGTTGTAAAACCTTAAGATGTTAAAAGTAAAAATAAAGTTTGACTTGGGACATCCCTCTCATTACCTCTCTCTTTCATGAGCCCACTGCTTTTACCGAAAAAGGGTtgccccccgctttatattataaagcaacgacCACACGATACAAATGCTGGGGCCACAGCACACGCaagcccaaaaaaacaaaaaaaggaactgAAGAGAAAATAATGCCAACAACAGCGGATCAACGAAAACGATGAGGACCCGCAACCGCCGCGCCCACCGGAAAATACCACCACACTCCTAGCATTCTGGACCACCGCATACCAAACAACACCCTCAAGAAGGATCGCGACAATGACGACGCTGTTGCCCGGacatgtcctagggtttcccccagtacGCGAGGGGTGAGGTGGAAGGGGTAtgcccgacgcccttcaggaaggcacGGCGGCGCCCACGagcgtcaccgcgtcggtgccggcCTGGCCGACAAGGATTTCTCCCGACCACCAACCAGCCACGACCCCAGACAATCCATCCCGCGCCACCAGACACACCGCCCACCAACTTGCGCCACCACGGTCGAGCAGTCTCCATCGCCGTCTCACCATGGCAAACGAAATGGGACCGACGGAAACAAGACGACGCAACCGGGAACCAGGAGCGGCAACATCAGCAGCCTCGCGGGAGGGGACATCCTCCACCGCCCCCGGCGGGATCCGGCCGGACGCAGCACAGGGGCAAACCGGGCCACCCCTGGCCCAGCCGAGCCCGAAACGGGCTCGCGAAGCCCCCGTCGCCGCGCTGCAGAACGTGAGCCACCGTCGCCACCACCCCCCGCACGAGTCACGCCCCCGACCCGCCAGAGACGCCGCAAGCAGACCAGGCCAGGCCCGCCTAGACCCAGATCGAGCCCAAAAAGGCCTAGATCTGGGCCGGGAAGGCCCGCTGCTAGCcaccgcgtcgccccgccgccaagCGGCCGCGCCACCGCCCGCACGCCACCCAGCACTGCGCCGCTGAGGGAGCTGCACCGCCGCCGGATCCATTATCGCCGAGGAGCACCCCCATCGGCCGCCGTCCGCCCGAGCCGAGGCGCCAAGCGGGGGGGAAAGGccggggccgccgccgccggcaccacgcGGGCAAGGCCCGGTGGCCCAGGCCGACAGCGGcggaaggggaggagggggagggggctgggAGGGGCGACGAGAGCCCCCGGTCGCCccgctcggggaggcgacgcggggggaggagggggaggatgtCGTTCAGACTTAAGAGTTAGGAGCCAGCCCACTGCTTTCAGTATTATTCAAATCCAGATTATCTACTCTAACGGCCGTGATATTTTGAATTGGGACCTCACTCCAAATGGTAAGTGCAGCTAAAAAAGTACTTACAACCTCTGCTCATAGGATATTCAAAGTCAGCAAAACAATCAACCCAGATAATTACCCACACTAGTGAGACATGTTCTCCAGCAGGTACGGAATCAGAAAGCTCATGTCGCCAAGAGTACGAACTTTTGCTTGGAGACTCCTCGGGAAAGCCCTGCCTGTTGTATGAGAGTTGGACATTTATCAGTTCACATCGCGTCTGAATGTTGCAGGTGCAACCATCAGGAGGATGAACGTCATTTGTTTATAAATTGTGCTTTTGCCAGAGCTGCGTGGTTTGGCCGTCCTTAGAACATTATAAATGACAAACTTACTGCTAATTACCACACCACACAACATATCATTCCAACTTTGTTAAACATTAACCAACTTCATGCTTCTATTCATAATATTTTCAATTTTATTTGGTGCATTTGGAAGTCAAGAAACGAAGTCCTTTTTGCTAGGAAGAATGGATTGCCTCATCAGGTCCATCATGTCGCCGTAGCCAATGTTGAATGTCAAGCGCTATAGGAGGGGCGAAATGATAATAAGCAATAGATTGTGTCCACTCTTCCTTCACAGCTTGCTGATATTTTCTTGTTGCAAAGAAATACCATCAAAAGTGACCTCATTGTGGGCCAAAAATCTACTTATATGTTGCATTCAACTCTGCAAAAACCCCAGGGCCGCAGCCCAATGCAAAAGCTACAAGAATAGGACTTTTCATATTTATCCCCAAAGGGGAGTCAAGCATACAAATTCAAATTCAAGCCTCTCTACCTCCCACAAATTCTCCCGTCCAAGCAGGAGCAGCATGCCTCCTCCTAGCAGAAGCAACAACTAATCTTCTTCAAGTCGGTCGACCCTCATTCCTTGAAATAATCTCGCATTGGCGAAGGCGGCATCAATAAGGAATGTGATTTAGATAAGATTCACAGGGCCATCAAACAACCTCTAGCATATTTTCTTCGCCAGCTCCGAAGGTCACATCCATACGTGTTCCACCTTCCTAGGACTTTGAATGGCATTGCCCACAATGTTGATCACGGGAGCGGATGTGGGCCACGCAAGTGCGGGGACACCGAGTCCCGCGCGCGCTTTTTTATTTTTGGCTTCCGATTTTCAAACCTTCTATATCTTTTGAAAGAACAATCCAAATTAAGTTATGCTTTCATATCCGTATTTCTTGTGGCGGGGGCTTTCAAATAAGATCAAATTTGAATATGCTTTAACGAATTTTGAAAATAATGTTAAGTTTCTATCTTGAAACTTAGTACGAGCGACCGATAAAAACACGATTTTTGTGCCTACAAACGACAAAAATGTCTTCAAAATTTATTTACGAAACTTGGTAagagctgttggaaatatgagcaatttaccaaatgattttattaacggaAATACTTGATAAAACATCATAGAGATGAAGCATGTCATGTAATCTAGCagagttgtaagtgcatctagtgccccttagtgattttggtgtattgaagacttataggttaagggactaatatgtttgtgagtgtacacaggctctataagtcaatgaggagtttgatatttacagtgaaagtcggcccctaaaaatgaatgtcttcgactgaagactttggttctcctgaagactttgaaagtgaagaaattggtgtgaccttgaagacttggatattcatgcgaggaatctgaagcgtgaagacttttgttttcgtagtttcattttctctttcttaagtcataggaaacaccatactgttaaagggggtcgaggtaatactaggAAACTGAtctccaagtgatgctcatctcaaaatcctacctacccaatccttcgagtgaagctattggaaatctcatatcagttcagttaatttcttcagtgacagagacgcagatCTTCTGgtttctgaggaatttgttctgactgaggagttaggaattcgccagtgtgaattgcctacactgtgaggaacatgatagccctgaggaattcgaacctcaaatccgaccgtgTTGTGCCACACGCGAGCTgcccaaaatatcttcccacctaacggtcatatcattcaagggcatttatgtcttatcatgtcgggctactccctaggctataaacagCCCCcctctacaaccactagctggttggcagCTCCGAGAAAAACTGAcaattgtcatttgagagcatcccatcctccgaggactttgagcgaaaatcatcaagtgaggaaaacccaaatcccaaacccaaacctagaAA is a window encoding:
- the LOC123045696 gene encoding CRM-domain containing factor CFM2, chloroplastic, encoding MLLQFSPHPSPLILSLPVATSRARHPHPRLPPVRASPSSEPELLAKSALRRISDKLRSLGYLETSPEPPIPAPAPSADAPSPGEIFVPTPAQLPRHRVGSTLDPSWATGDGEADAARRRQRRGRDAAAAPTPPSAAELTLPRDELRRLQGVGIRLRKRLKVGKPGVTEGIVNGIHERWRNAELVKIRCDDISAMNMRRTHEVLERKTGGLVIWRSGSTIILYRGTNYKYPYFHDQQKIDDCLKDESSEQSSSDDDDEDLGFLSVEQCSSEVDGKNHTEDSIHYEDEAVENVAIVYGEQTSIGEEHENHDILSVGQSVARKEDANYPMISSKVPVVDTQEGRSAVKINSGAANKQHARFHIGTNVNPPSVVRPLARSTLVTGVGSPNKFRLQLPGEVKLAKDDDKLLDGLGPRFSEWWGYDPLPVDADLLPAIVPGFRRPFRLLPSGVPPKLTDREMTILRRLARPLPYHYALGRSSNLQGLAASMIKLWERCEVAKIAMKRGPYCIDSELVSEELKDLTGGTLLSRDNESIVLYRGKDFLPPAVSLAIEKRRKHDNSMINKPKPEIEESIPTQDASELEMANDASVHGHECHEEKHEGETSVIEYRTESLNTVAQNMETRLSQAIAEKKKAEKLLEELEKASRPSKAETRETISEEERYMLRKVGLQMKPFLLLGRRGVFDGTIENMHLHWKYRELVKIICKEHSTEDVTYAARTLEAESGGILVAVERVSKGHAIIMYRGKNYQRPSALRPKSLLNKKDALKRSVELQRHKSLKLHVLNLSKNIDYLRGQMQMEGHPVALSDQMNPGHENKGMHDLCDNSGTLGETSKEVPEVAPECFEPEGEECSSGGTNRTLNTTRSGVPLDDTQKKLCLNELKDDSSEASRPCLNGSSSTASSDNLIEYQNTLSFPVACHSDSGSEEDSKVFKTLSPSQALDELILDQKHTPHLPSKATPLSNRERLVLRKQALQMKKRPVLAIGRNNVITGVAKTIRTHFKKHPLAIVNIKNRADGTPVQQLISELEEATGSVLVSREPNKVILYRGWGADVTQTSSREDRTNEGEKEVISPQLLEAIRLECGLHPGESQ